Proteins from a single region of Ailuropoda melanoleuca isolate Jingjing chromosome 15, ASM200744v2, whole genome shotgun sequence:
- the TMEM184B gene encoding transmembrane protein 184B isoform X1: MQAPDGVNCPFLPPSHWPRPHPPLQPHCPLLQQGHQVFAQCLEGSSWPAPSLSSLSCLLRKASPVAPLLAPCLRPHGLSTVAAERESAACGPGLFISPSRLSSPRAGAGREPVSAEPGPWQVLTPPRTPERMRDFITHLLCTLHSQGASSSSWAGFPACFCQVGMLRPGVPRPGKGQKGEEESGCAGGPQCQSQAAGLCLSIAQFVFNNITAEFYSHLALVIYNFLSLCYEYLGGESSIMSEIRGKPIESSCMYGTCCLWGKTYSIGFLRFCKQATLQFCVVKPLMAVSTVVLQAFGKYRDGDFDVTSGYLYVTIIYNISVSLALYALFLFYFATRDLLSPYSPVLKFFMVKSVIFLSFWQGMLLAILEKCGAIPKIHSARVSVGEGTVAAGYQDFIICVEMFFAALALRHAFTYKVYADKRLDAQVPTYGPYGRCAPMKSISSSLKETMNPHDIVQDAIHNFSPAYQQYTQQSTLEPGPAWRGGAHSLSRSHSLSGARDNEKTLLLSSDDEF, translated from the exons ATGCAGGCGCCCGACGGAGTGaactgccccttcctcccccccagcCACTGGCCTCgccctcaccctcccctccagccacactgcccGCTTCTCCAGCAGGGCCATCAGGTGTTTGCCCAGTGTCTAGAAGGCTCTTCTTGGCCTGCTCCTTCTTTGTCCTCGCTCTCATGTCTCCTCAGAAAGGCCTCCCCTGTGGCTCCTCTCCTGGCACCCTGCCTGCGTCCACACGGTCTGAGCACAGTGGCAGCTGAGCGTGAGAGCGCAGCATGCGGGCCTGGTTTGTTCATCTCCCCGAGTAGACTCAGCTCCCCGAGagcaggagcaggcagagagcCCGTGTCAGCAGAGCCAGGCCCCTGGCAGGTGCTCACTCCGCCCAGAACTCCTGAACGAATGAGGGACTTTATCACACACCTGCTGTGCACCTTGCATTCGCAGGGGGCCTCATCGAGTTCCTGGGCGGGGTTCCCTGCATGCTTCTGCCAGGTGGGAATGCTGAGGCCAG GTGTCCCAAGACccgggaaggggcagaagggagaagaggagtcCGGCTGTGCTGGAGGACCCCAATGTCAGAGCCAGGCGGCTGGGCTCTGTCTGAGCATTGCACAATTTGTTTTTAACAACATTACAGCTGAATTTTACTCTCATTTAG CCCTGGTCATCTATAATTTCCTCAGCCTGTGCTATGAATACCTCGGGGGAGAAAGTTCCATCATGTCGGAGATCAGAGGGAAGCCCATCGA GTCCAGCTGTATGTACGGCACGTGCTGCCTCTGGGGAAAGACTTACTCCATTGGATTCCTGCGGTTCTGCAAGCAG GCCACCCTGCAGTTCTGCGTGGTGAAGCCCCTCATGGCTGTCAGCACCGTGGTCCTCCAGGCCTTCGGCAAGTACCGGGATGGTGACTTTGA tgtCACCAGCGGCTACCTCTACGTGACCATCATCTACAACATCTCCGTCAGCCTGGCCCTCTATgccctcttcctcttctactttgcCACCCGGGACCTGCTTAGCCCCTACAGCCCCGTCCTCAAGTTCTTCATGGTCAAGTCcgtcatttttctctccttctggcaAG GCATGCTTCTGGCCATCCTGGAGAAGTGTGGGGCCATCCCGAAGATCCACTCGGCCCGCGTGTCCGTGGGCGAGGGCACCGTGGCCGCCGGCTACCAGGACTTCATCATCTGCGTGGAGATGTTCTTCGCGGCCCTGGCGCTGCGGCATGCCTTCACCTACAAGGTCTATGCAGACAAGAGGCTGGATGCGCAAG TGCCAACATACGGCCCTTACG GCCGCTGCGCCCCGATGAAGAGCATCTCCAGCAGCCTCAAGGAGACCATGAACCCCCATGACATCGTGCAGGATGCCATCCACAACTTCTCGCCCGCCTACCAGCAGTACACGCAGCAGTCCACCCTGGAGCCCGGCCCCGCGTGGCGCGGGGGCGCCCACAGCCTCTCGCGCTCCCACAGCCTCAGTGGCGCCCGCGACAATGAGAAGACTCTCCTGCTTAGCTCTGATGACGAGTTCTAG
- the TMEM184B gene encoding transmembrane protein 184B isoform X5: protein MTVRGAALAPDPASPTTMAASPSVSVIPEGSPTAMEQPVFLMTTAAQAISGFFVWTALLITCHQIYMHLRCYSRPNEQRYIVRILFIVPIYAFDSWLSLLFFTNDQYYVYFGTVRDCYEALVIYNFLSLCYEYLGGESSIMSEIRGKPIESSCMYGTCCLWGKTYSIGFLRFCKQATLQFCVVKPLMAVSTVVLQAFGKYRDGDFDVTSGYLYVTIIYNISVSLALYALFLFYFATRDLLSPYSPVLKFFMVKSVIFLSFWQGMLLAILEKCGAIPKIHSARVSVGEGTVAAGYQDFIICVEMFFAALALRHAFTYKVYADKRLDAQVPTYGPYGRCAPMKSISSSLKETMNPHDIVQDAIHNFSPAYQQYTQQSTLEPGPAWRGGAHSLSRSHSLSGARDNEKTLLLSSDDEF, encoded by the exons ATGACGGTGAGGGGGGCCGCACTGGCCCCGGATCCAGCGTCGCCTACCACCATGGCAGCCTCACCCAGCGTGTCTGTGATCCCTGAGGGCAGCCCCACGGCCATGGAGCAGCCCGTGTTCCTGATGACAACCGCCGCGCAGGCCATCTCCGGGTTCTTCGTTTGGACGGCCCTGCTCATCACCTGCCACCAG ATCTACATGCACCTGCGCTGCTACAGCCGCCCCAACGAGCAGCGCTACATCGTCCGCATCCTGTTCATCGTGCCCATCTACGCCTTCGACTCCTGGCTCAGCCTCCTCTTCTTCACCAACGACCAGTACTACGTGTACTTCGGCACCGTGCGGGACTGCTACGAGG CCCTGGTCATCTATAATTTCCTCAGCCTGTGCTATGAATACCTCGGGGGAGAAAGTTCCATCATGTCGGAGATCAGAGGGAAGCCCATCGA GTCCAGCTGTATGTACGGCACGTGCTGCCTCTGGGGAAAGACTTACTCCATTGGATTCCTGCGGTTCTGCAAGCAG GCCACCCTGCAGTTCTGCGTGGTGAAGCCCCTCATGGCTGTCAGCACCGTGGTCCTCCAGGCCTTCGGCAAGTACCGGGATGGTGACTTTGA tgtCACCAGCGGCTACCTCTACGTGACCATCATCTACAACATCTCCGTCAGCCTGGCCCTCTATgccctcttcctcttctactttgcCACCCGGGACCTGCTTAGCCCCTACAGCCCCGTCCTCAAGTTCTTCATGGTCAAGTCcgtcatttttctctccttctggcaAG GCATGCTTCTGGCCATCCTGGAGAAGTGTGGGGCCATCCCGAAGATCCACTCGGCCCGCGTGTCCGTGGGCGAGGGCACCGTGGCCGCCGGCTACCAGGACTTCATCATCTGCGTGGAGATGTTCTTCGCGGCCCTGGCGCTGCGGCATGCCTTCACCTACAAGGTCTATGCAGACAAGAGGCTGGATGCGCAAG TGCCAACATACGGCCCTTACG GCCGCTGCGCCCCGATGAAGAGCATCTCCAGCAGCCTCAAGGAGACCATGAACCCCCATGACATCGTGCAGGATGCCATCCACAACTTCTCGCCCGCCTACCAGCAGTACACGCAGCAGTCCACCCTGGAGCCCGGCCCCGCGTGGCGCGGGGGCGCCCACAGCCTCTCGCGCTCCCACAGCCTCAGTGGCGCCCGCGACAATGAGAAGACTCTCCTGCTTAGCTCTGATGACGAGTTCTAG
- the TMEM184B gene encoding transmembrane protein 184B isoform X3, translating into MALASSSRTTRVCLRDPLLPGTMTVRGAALAPDPASPTTMAASPSVSVIPEGSPTAMEQPVFLMTTAAQAISGFFVWTALLITCHQIYMHLRCYSRPNEQRYIVRILFIVPIYAFDSWLSLLFFTNDQYYVYFGTVRDCYEGVPRPGKGQKGEEESGCAGGPQCQSQAAGLCLSIAQFVFNNITAEFYSHLALVIYNFLSLCYEYLGGESSIMSEIRGKPIESSCMYGTCCLWGKTYSIGFLRFCKQATLQFCVVKPLMAVSTVVLQAFGKYRDGDFDVTSGYLYVTIIYNISVSLALYALFLFYFATRDLLSPYSPVLKFFMVKSVIFLSFWQGMLLAILEKCGAIPKIHSARVSVGEGTVAAGYQDFIICVEMFFAALALRHAFTYKVYADKRLDAQVPTYGPYGRCAPMKSISSSLKETMNPHDIVQDAIHNFSPAYQQYTQQSTLEPGPAWRGGAHSLSRSHSLSGARDNEKTLLLSSDDEF; encoded by the exons GCCAGCTCGTCGCGTACCACAAGGGTTTGTCTCAGGGACCCCCTGCTGCCAGGCACCATGACGGTGAGGGGGGCCGCACTGGCCCCGGATCCAGCGTCGCCTACCACCATGGCAGCCTCACCCAGCGTGTCTGTGATCCCTGAGGGCAGCCCCACGGCCATGGAGCAGCCCGTGTTCCTGATGACAACCGCCGCGCAGGCCATCTCCGGGTTCTTCGTTTGGACGGCCCTGCTCATCACCTGCCACCAG ATCTACATGCACCTGCGCTGCTACAGCCGCCCCAACGAGCAGCGCTACATCGTCCGCATCCTGTTCATCGTGCCCATCTACGCCTTCGACTCCTGGCTCAGCCTCCTCTTCTTCACCAACGACCAGTACTACGTGTACTTCGGCACCGTGCGGGACTGCTACGAGG GTGTCCCAAGACccgggaaggggcagaagggagaagaggagtcCGGCTGTGCTGGAGGACCCCAATGTCAGAGCCAGGCGGCTGGGCTCTGTCTGAGCATTGCACAATTTGTTTTTAACAACATTACAGCTGAATTTTACTCTCATTTAG CCCTGGTCATCTATAATTTCCTCAGCCTGTGCTATGAATACCTCGGGGGAGAAAGTTCCATCATGTCGGAGATCAGAGGGAAGCCCATCGA GTCCAGCTGTATGTACGGCACGTGCTGCCTCTGGGGAAAGACTTACTCCATTGGATTCCTGCGGTTCTGCAAGCAG GCCACCCTGCAGTTCTGCGTGGTGAAGCCCCTCATGGCTGTCAGCACCGTGGTCCTCCAGGCCTTCGGCAAGTACCGGGATGGTGACTTTGA tgtCACCAGCGGCTACCTCTACGTGACCATCATCTACAACATCTCCGTCAGCCTGGCCCTCTATgccctcttcctcttctactttgcCACCCGGGACCTGCTTAGCCCCTACAGCCCCGTCCTCAAGTTCTTCATGGTCAAGTCcgtcatttttctctccttctggcaAG GCATGCTTCTGGCCATCCTGGAGAAGTGTGGGGCCATCCCGAAGATCCACTCGGCCCGCGTGTCCGTGGGCGAGGGCACCGTGGCCGCCGGCTACCAGGACTTCATCATCTGCGTGGAGATGTTCTTCGCGGCCCTGGCGCTGCGGCATGCCTTCACCTACAAGGTCTATGCAGACAAGAGGCTGGATGCGCAAG TGCCAACATACGGCCCTTACG GCCGCTGCGCCCCGATGAAGAGCATCTCCAGCAGCCTCAAGGAGACCATGAACCCCCATGACATCGTGCAGGATGCCATCCACAACTTCTCGCCCGCCTACCAGCAGTACACGCAGCAGTCCACCCTGGAGCCCGGCCCCGCGTGGCGCGGGGGCGCCCACAGCCTCTCGCGCTCCCACAGCCTCAGTGGCGCCCGCGACAATGAGAAGACTCTCCTGCTTAGCTCTGATGACGAGTTCTAG
- the TMEM184B gene encoding transmembrane protein 184B isoform X6, producing MTVRGAALAPDPASPTTMAASPSVSVIPEGSPTAMEQPVFLMTTAAQAISGFFVWTALLITCHQIYMHLRCYSRPNEQRYIVRILFIVPIYAFDSWLSLLFFTNDQYYVYFGTVRDCYEALVIYNFLSLCYEYLGGESSIMSEIRGKPIESSCMYGTCCLWGKTYSIGFLRFCKQATLQFCVVKPLMAVSTVVLQAFGKYRDGDFDVTSGYLYVTIIYNISVSLALYALFLFYFATRDLLSPYSPVLKFFMVKSVIFLSFWQGMLLAILEKCGAIPKIHSARVSVGEGTVAAGYQDFIICVEMFFAALALRHAFTYKVYADKRLDAQGRCAPMKSISSSLKETMNPHDIVQDAIHNFSPAYQQYTQQSTLEPGPAWRGGAHSLSRSHSLSGARDNEKTLLLSSDDEF from the exons ATGACGGTGAGGGGGGCCGCACTGGCCCCGGATCCAGCGTCGCCTACCACCATGGCAGCCTCACCCAGCGTGTCTGTGATCCCTGAGGGCAGCCCCACGGCCATGGAGCAGCCCGTGTTCCTGATGACAACCGCCGCGCAGGCCATCTCCGGGTTCTTCGTTTGGACGGCCCTGCTCATCACCTGCCACCAG ATCTACATGCACCTGCGCTGCTACAGCCGCCCCAACGAGCAGCGCTACATCGTCCGCATCCTGTTCATCGTGCCCATCTACGCCTTCGACTCCTGGCTCAGCCTCCTCTTCTTCACCAACGACCAGTACTACGTGTACTTCGGCACCGTGCGGGACTGCTACGAGG CCCTGGTCATCTATAATTTCCTCAGCCTGTGCTATGAATACCTCGGGGGAGAAAGTTCCATCATGTCGGAGATCAGAGGGAAGCCCATCGA GTCCAGCTGTATGTACGGCACGTGCTGCCTCTGGGGAAAGACTTACTCCATTGGATTCCTGCGGTTCTGCAAGCAG GCCACCCTGCAGTTCTGCGTGGTGAAGCCCCTCATGGCTGTCAGCACCGTGGTCCTCCAGGCCTTCGGCAAGTACCGGGATGGTGACTTTGA tgtCACCAGCGGCTACCTCTACGTGACCATCATCTACAACATCTCCGTCAGCCTGGCCCTCTATgccctcttcctcttctactttgcCACCCGGGACCTGCTTAGCCCCTACAGCCCCGTCCTCAAGTTCTTCATGGTCAAGTCcgtcatttttctctccttctggcaAG GCATGCTTCTGGCCATCCTGGAGAAGTGTGGGGCCATCCCGAAGATCCACTCGGCCCGCGTGTCCGTGGGCGAGGGCACCGTGGCCGCCGGCTACCAGGACTTCATCATCTGCGTGGAGATGTTCTTCGCGGCCCTGGCGCTGCGGCATGCCTTCACCTACAAGGTCTATGCAGACAAGAGGCTGGATGCGCAAG GCCGCTGCGCCCCGATGAAGAGCATCTCCAGCAGCCTCAAGGAGACCATGAACCCCCATGACATCGTGCAGGATGCCATCCACAACTTCTCGCCCGCCTACCAGCAGTACACGCAGCAGTCCACCCTGGAGCCCGGCCCCGCGTGGCGCGGGGGCGCCCACAGCCTCTCGCGCTCCCACAGCCTCAGTGGCGCCCGCGACAATGAGAAGACTCTCCTGCTTAGCTCTGATGACGAGTTCTAG
- the TMEM184B gene encoding transmembrane protein 184B isoform X4: MTVRGAALAPDPASPTTMAASPSVSVIPEGSPTAMEQPVFLMTTAAQAISGFFVWTALLITCHQIYMHLRCYSRPNEQRYIVRILFIVPIYAFDSWLSLLFFTNDQYYVYFGTVRDCYEGVPRPGKGQKGEEESGCAGGPQCQSQAAGLCLSIAQFVFNNITAEFYSHLALVIYNFLSLCYEYLGGESSIMSEIRGKPIESSCMYGTCCLWGKTYSIGFLRFCKQATLQFCVVKPLMAVSTVVLQAFGKYRDGDFDVTSGYLYVTIIYNISVSLALYALFLFYFATRDLLSPYSPVLKFFMVKSVIFLSFWQGMLLAILEKCGAIPKIHSARVSVGEGTVAAGYQDFIICVEMFFAALALRHAFTYKVYADKRLDAQVPTYGPYGRCAPMKSISSSLKETMNPHDIVQDAIHNFSPAYQQYTQQSTLEPGPAWRGGAHSLSRSHSLSGARDNEKTLLLSSDDEF, from the exons ATGACGGTGAGGGGGGCCGCACTGGCCCCGGATCCAGCGTCGCCTACCACCATGGCAGCCTCACCCAGCGTGTCTGTGATCCCTGAGGGCAGCCCCACGGCCATGGAGCAGCCCGTGTTCCTGATGACAACCGCCGCGCAGGCCATCTCCGGGTTCTTCGTTTGGACGGCCCTGCTCATCACCTGCCACCAG ATCTACATGCACCTGCGCTGCTACAGCCGCCCCAACGAGCAGCGCTACATCGTCCGCATCCTGTTCATCGTGCCCATCTACGCCTTCGACTCCTGGCTCAGCCTCCTCTTCTTCACCAACGACCAGTACTACGTGTACTTCGGCACCGTGCGGGACTGCTACGAGG GTGTCCCAAGACccgggaaggggcagaagggagaagaggagtcCGGCTGTGCTGGAGGACCCCAATGTCAGAGCCAGGCGGCTGGGCTCTGTCTGAGCATTGCACAATTTGTTTTTAACAACATTACAGCTGAATTTTACTCTCATTTAG CCCTGGTCATCTATAATTTCCTCAGCCTGTGCTATGAATACCTCGGGGGAGAAAGTTCCATCATGTCGGAGATCAGAGGGAAGCCCATCGA GTCCAGCTGTATGTACGGCACGTGCTGCCTCTGGGGAAAGACTTACTCCATTGGATTCCTGCGGTTCTGCAAGCAG GCCACCCTGCAGTTCTGCGTGGTGAAGCCCCTCATGGCTGTCAGCACCGTGGTCCTCCAGGCCTTCGGCAAGTACCGGGATGGTGACTTTGA tgtCACCAGCGGCTACCTCTACGTGACCATCATCTACAACATCTCCGTCAGCCTGGCCCTCTATgccctcttcctcttctactttgcCACCCGGGACCTGCTTAGCCCCTACAGCCCCGTCCTCAAGTTCTTCATGGTCAAGTCcgtcatttttctctccttctggcaAG GCATGCTTCTGGCCATCCTGGAGAAGTGTGGGGCCATCCCGAAGATCCACTCGGCCCGCGTGTCCGTGGGCGAGGGCACCGTGGCCGCCGGCTACCAGGACTTCATCATCTGCGTGGAGATGTTCTTCGCGGCCCTGGCGCTGCGGCATGCCTTCACCTACAAGGTCTATGCAGACAAGAGGCTGGATGCGCAAG TGCCAACATACGGCCCTTACG GCCGCTGCGCCCCGATGAAGAGCATCTCCAGCAGCCTCAAGGAGACCATGAACCCCCATGACATCGTGCAGGATGCCATCCACAACTTCTCGCCCGCCTACCAGCAGTACACGCAGCAGTCCACCCTGGAGCCCGGCCCCGCGTGGCGCGGGGGCGCCCACAGCCTCTCGCGCTCCCACAGCCTCAGTGGCGCCCGCGACAATGAGAAGACTCTCCTGCTTAGCTCTGATGACGAGTTCTAG
- the TMEM184B gene encoding transmembrane protein 184B isoform X2: MQAPDGVNCPFLPPSHWPRPHPPLQPHCPLLQQGHQVFAQCLEGSSWPAPSLSSLSCLLRKASPVAPLLAPCLRPHGLSTVAAERESAACGPGLFISPSRLSSPRAGAGREPVSAEPGPWQVLTPPRTPERMRDFITHLLCTLHSQGASSSSWAGFPACFCQVGMLRPGVPRPGKGQKGEEESGCAGGPQCQSQAAGLCLSIAQFVFNNITAEFYSHLALVIYNFLSLCYEYLGGESSIMSEIRGKPIESSCMYGTCCLWGKTYSIGFLRFCKQATLQFCVVKPLMAVSTVVLQAFGKYRDGDFDVTSGYLYVTIIYNISVSLALYALFLFYFATRDLLSPYSPVLKFFMVKSVIFLSFWQGMLLAILEKCGAIPKIHSARVSVGEGTVAAGYQDFIICVEMFFAALALRHAFTYKVYADKRLDAQGRCAPMKSISSSLKETMNPHDIVQDAIHNFSPAYQQYTQQSTLEPGPAWRGGAHSLSRSHSLSGARDNEKTLLLSSDDEF, from the exons ATGCAGGCGCCCGACGGAGTGaactgccccttcctcccccccagcCACTGGCCTCgccctcaccctcccctccagccacactgcccGCTTCTCCAGCAGGGCCATCAGGTGTTTGCCCAGTGTCTAGAAGGCTCTTCTTGGCCTGCTCCTTCTTTGTCCTCGCTCTCATGTCTCCTCAGAAAGGCCTCCCCTGTGGCTCCTCTCCTGGCACCCTGCCTGCGTCCACACGGTCTGAGCACAGTGGCAGCTGAGCGTGAGAGCGCAGCATGCGGGCCTGGTTTGTTCATCTCCCCGAGTAGACTCAGCTCCCCGAGagcaggagcaggcagagagcCCGTGTCAGCAGAGCCAGGCCCCTGGCAGGTGCTCACTCCGCCCAGAACTCCTGAACGAATGAGGGACTTTATCACACACCTGCTGTGCACCTTGCATTCGCAGGGGGCCTCATCGAGTTCCTGGGCGGGGTTCCCTGCATGCTTCTGCCAGGTGGGAATGCTGAGGCCAG GTGTCCCAAGACccgggaaggggcagaagggagaagaggagtcCGGCTGTGCTGGAGGACCCCAATGTCAGAGCCAGGCGGCTGGGCTCTGTCTGAGCATTGCACAATTTGTTTTTAACAACATTACAGCTGAATTTTACTCTCATTTAG CCCTGGTCATCTATAATTTCCTCAGCCTGTGCTATGAATACCTCGGGGGAGAAAGTTCCATCATGTCGGAGATCAGAGGGAAGCCCATCGA GTCCAGCTGTATGTACGGCACGTGCTGCCTCTGGGGAAAGACTTACTCCATTGGATTCCTGCGGTTCTGCAAGCAG GCCACCCTGCAGTTCTGCGTGGTGAAGCCCCTCATGGCTGTCAGCACCGTGGTCCTCCAGGCCTTCGGCAAGTACCGGGATGGTGACTTTGA tgtCACCAGCGGCTACCTCTACGTGACCATCATCTACAACATCTCCGTCAGCCTGGCCCTCTATgccctcttcctcttctactttgcCACCCGGGACCTGCTTAGCCCCTACAGCCCCGTCCTCAAGTTCTTCATGGTCAAGTCcgtcatttttctctccttctggcaAG GCATGCTTCTGGCCATCCTGGAGAAGTGTGGGGCCATCCCGAAGATCCACTCGGCCCGCGTGTCCGTGGGCGAGGGCACCGTGGCCGCCGGCTACCAGGACTTCATCATCTGCGTGGAGATGTTCTTCGCGGCCCTGGCGCTGCGGCATGCCTTCACCTACAAGGTCTATGCAGACAAGAGGCTGGATGCGCAAG GCCGCTGCGCCCCGATGAAGAGCATCTCCAGCAGCCTCAAGGAGACCATGAACCCCCATGACATCGTGCAGGATGCCATCCACAACTTCTCGCCCGCCTACCAGCAGTACACGCAGCAGTCCACCCTGGAGCCCGGCCCCGCGTGGCGCGGGGGCGCCCACAGCCTCTCGCGCTCCCACAGCCTCAGTGGCGCCCGCGACAATGAGAAGACTCTCCTGCTTAGCTCTGATGACGAGTTCTAG